TTCGGCGCGCTGGTGCTTTCGACCGGCAACAAGAGCGAGATGAGCGTCGGCTATTGCACGCTGTATGGCGATATGTGCGGGGGCTTCGCGGTCATCAAAGACGTGCCGAAGACGCTAGTGTATGACATTTGCCGCTGGCTGAATCGCAACAGCGAAGTGATCCCTGATTACATCATCACGCGCCCGCCCTCCGCCGAGTTGCGCGAAGACCAGAAGGACACCGATTCCCTGCCCCCTTACGACGTGCTCGACGCGATTCTGGAACGTTATGTCGAACAGGACTTGAGTCTGGACGCCATCATCGCCGACGGCTTCGACGCCGAACTCGTGCGCCGGATTGCACGCATGGTGGACATCAACGAATACAAACGCCGCCAAGCCGCCCCCGGCGTGCGCATCACCACGCGCGCTTTCGGACGCGACCGCCGGATGCCGCTGACCAATCAATTCAGGGGATAGTTGATAGTTGATAGTTGATAGTTGATAGTTTGGCTAGATAGGCAACTATCAACTGTCAACTATCACTTGCTTATGAACCTGCCCAATCTGCTCACACTCCTGCGCATCTTCCTCGTGCCGATTTTGGTCGTCGTGCTGCTGACGCGCTTTTCGGAAGATTACGTCGGCTTGCCGCAGCACATCGCGGGGCTGGCGTTGTTTTTGACGGCGGCGATTACCGATGCGCTGGATGGTTGGCTGGCGCGGCGGCGCGGGCAGGTATCAAAGCTCGGCACGCTGCTCGATCCGATTGCAGACAAGCTGTTGATCTCTTCGGCCTTTATTTCGCTGGTTGAAAACCGGCTCGCGCCGGCCTGGGCGGTGGTGATTATTTTGGGCCGCGAATTCGCCGTGACGGGCTTGCGTTCGGTCGCGGCGACCGAAGGCTTTGTTATTCCGGCGTCGCGCGCGGGCAAGATCAAAATGTTTTCGCAAGTCGTGACGGTGTCGCTGCTGATTTTTTCTTCGGTCAATGGCGGGCCGCCGACGCAAACGCTGGCCTTCCCGGTGCTGCAATTTTGGGAGGTGCCAGAGATGCACACCGCGCTCGCACATTTGCGCGGCGCGGGCGCGTTCACGTTGCGCGACTTTCAGATGATGATGTACGGGCTAGGACGCGGGTTGTTGTGGCTGGTGGTGATTTCGTCGTGCTGGTCAATGTTCGGGTACTTCAAACATTTCTATTTCAGCGCCCGCGAACGCTACAACCTTACGGCCAAAGCCGAAAAAGCAAACTAGGCTGCCACACCGTTGATCACCAAATAACTCCGGCAACCCGCCATAGCGCAGCCTGTCTCTGTGTGCAGTGTGTAAGATCGAAGTAAATCAATCACCGCCGTGCGCCCTTTGCCGTTTTCCATCTGTCCACTTGCTGTGGTTCCGCCCGGCGGCAGTTGTCGGGCGCGTCTGTGAGATTACTAGATCAGTTTGCAATTGAATGTACGGGCGGCGCGCTCCGGGGCAGTACCGCGCGTCAGCAAGCGGAGACTCAGGGTGTGCCGTATTGCGCCAGCGTTGACCCACCGCTTGCTGACGCGCGCGGTACTGCCCCGGAGCGCGCTTTTTCTCGTACACCGCTCTGCAATCCGAGCTAAAGGGCAACGTTCAGCTTGAAACACCGAGGGCAATCAACGTTGCGCAAGTGTTGAAGTATCACGAAGGTCAACCGCAGGTTTTGTATTTTTGAAAGATGTGGCTACTTAAAAAATGCGAGCGCTGCGCAACGTTACTGTCACGCATCGCTCGCCCTGTTTCGGCCCAACGACAGGTGGTCAGGGCTGTTGTACGGTAAACGCGCTGGCCAGCGTGGCGGAACCACCGCCCGGATTGGTGACCGTGATGGAACGCGCCCCCAACAAGGCGTTACTGGTGATGACCAGTCGGGCAACCAATTGCGTGCTTGAAACAAACGTCGTCGTCACCGTGATGCCGCCCTTGTTGATCGTCACGTATGACGTATTGTTAAAGCCTCTGCCGTTCACCGTCATGGTCACGGTTCTGCCCTGTTTGCCGACATTGGGCGAGACGCTGGTGATGTCCATATCAGGCGGCGTCGCCGACACCACGACCTCCTGCACCACCTCGCCGGAAGCCGGGAAAGCGGCGTTATCGGTTACGACCAGTTTGATTTGGTGCGTGCCCAGCGGCAAGGTGACGGTCGCCTGCACGCCACTGGCGATCTCAGTCGTTCCTCTGAACCACTTGTAAGCCAGTTGATCTCCGTCGGGATCGGTCGAGTCGGAACCATCCAACAGGACAGGCGCGTCGGTGCCGTTGCCAGCAAAGATTTGCGCGGGCAAGTTCTTGATCCGTGCTACCGGCGCGCGATTGCCTTGGGTGACGGCCTGCACCGTGATGTTTTGCACGGCGGTCGAAGCGCTCGCGCCTTTGTTGTCAGTGACGAAGAGCCGGATGGCGTGTTGCCCCGGCGCCAGTTGCGCCGTCACGGTTTGTCCAGCCGCAATCTGCGTCGCGCCATCAAACCAGGCGTAAGTGATGGGGTCACCGTCCGGATCGGACGAACCCGTGCCATTCAACGCGACTGCCGCCGTCGGCGAGCCATTGGGCGCAAAGTAGGTCGCCGATAACGTATTCATCACAGCCACTGGCGGGTTGTTATTCGGGTCGGTAATGGTAATGGTGAATTCCGGCGTCTGGCCCGTCGCGCCTTTGCTGTCGGTGGCCTGCACACGCACGGTATAGACACCGGCGTTGCTCCCCGCCGGATTGATGAAGAGCGTCGCCGTGCGCGCCGCCGCGTTGGCATTGGTGACCGTCACAAAGGATAACGCAGGCACCAGCGTGAACGTCACCGTATCGTTGTCGGCATCCGTCGCAGACAAGGCGACGTTGAGTTGTTGCGATTTACTGAGTGTCGCACTAGCGACATTGTCAGGCACGGGCGGACGATTCGTCGCCCCGGCGGGAATCAAACGCCGCACGCGCAGATTGCCGGTGTCGCAGAAGAACAAAACGCCCGTTGAAGCGTTGCGCGCCAATGCGGTCGGCGTATTGAGCAGCGCGCTGATGGCCGGGCCATCGTCGCCGCTGTTGCCCGGATTGCCCGTGCCCGCGATGGTGCTGATCTTGCCATCGGTGCCGACGCGGCGAATGCGTTCGCCATCCGTTTCGGTAATGAAGACCGTGCCCGCGCCATCCACCACGACATCGGTTGGCGCATTCAACCCCGCCGCCGTGGCCGCCGCGCCATCGCCGCCCGAGGTGGCCGTGCCCACACCGGCGAAGTTGGCAATGACATTTCCGCTCACGCGGCGCACACGATTGTTGCCGCGATCCACGACAAAGACTGCCGCGCCATCCGTGGTCACCGCGACGCCGGTCGGCGTATTGAGCTTGGCGGCTGCCGGTGCGCCACTGTCGCCGCTGTTGCCGGGTTGACCGTTGCCCGCGAAGGTCGTCGCGTTACCGCCGCTCACGCGCACGAGGCGGTGATTGTTGGTGTCGGCAATATAAACGAGGCCCGCACCATCCACGGCGACTGCGCCGGGATAGTT
This portion of the Acidobacteriota bacterium genome encodes:
- the pgsA gene encoding CDP-diacylglycerol--glycerol-3-phosphate 3-phosphatidyltransferase; this encodes MNLPNLLTLLRIFLVPILVVVLLTRFSEDYVGLPQHIAGLALFLTAAITDALDGWLARRRGQVSKLGTLLDPIADKLLISSAFISLVENRLAPAWAVVIILGREFAVTGLRSVAATEGFVIPASRAGKIKMFSQVVTVSLLIFSSVNGGPPTQTLAFPVLQFWEVPEMHTALAHLRGAGAFTLRDFQMMMYGLGRGLLWLVVISSCWSMFGYFKHFYFSARERYNLTAKAEKAN